Proteins from one Physeter macrocephalus isolate SW-GA chromosome 16, ASM283717v5, whole genome shotgun sequence genomic window:
- the PGM2L1 gene encoding glucose 1,6-bisphosphate synthase isoform X1 has translation MAENAEGDLNSNLLHAPYHTGDPQLDTAIGQWLRWDKNPKTKEQIENLLRNGMNKELRDRLCCRMTFGTAGLRSAMGAGFCYINDLTVIQSTQGMYKYLERCFSDFKQRGFVVGYDTRGQVTSSCSSQRLAKLTAAVLLAKDVPVYLFSRYVPTPFVPYAVQELKAVAGVMITASHNRKEDNGYKVYWENGAQITSPHDKEILKCIEECVEPWNGSWNDNLVDTSPLKRDPLQDICRRYMEDLKKICFYRELNSKTTLKFVHTSFHGVGHDYVQLAFQVFGFKPPIPVPEQKDPDPDFSTVKCPNPEEGESVLELSLRLAEKENARIVLATDPDADRLAVAELQENGDWKVFTGNELAALFGWWMFDCWKKNKSRNADAKNIYMLATTVSSKILKAIALKEGFHFEETLPGFKWIGSRIKNLLENGKEVLFAFEESIGFLCGTSVLDKDGVSAAVVVAEMASYLETMNITLKQQLIKVYEKYGYHISKTSYFLCYDPTTIKSIFERLRNFDSPKEYPKFCGTFAILHIRDVTTGYDSSQPNKKSVLPVSKNSQMITFTFQNGCVATLRTSGTEPKIKYYAEMCASPDQSDTALLEEELKKLIEALIENFLEPSKNGLTWRSV, from the exons AATCCCAAGACAAAAGAGCAAATTGAAAATCTGTTAAGGAATGGGATGAACAAGGAGCTGCGAGATAGACTTTGTTGCCGAATGACTTTTGGGACTGCAGGACTTCGTTCTGCTATGGGGGCAGGATTTTGCTATATTAATGATCTTACAGTAATACAATCAACACAG GGGATGTACAAATACCTTGAGAGATGTTTCTCAGACTTCAAGCAAAGAGGTTTTGTCGTTGGGTACGACACCCGGGGTCAAGTAACTAGCAGCTGCAGCAGCCAGAG gCTTGCTAAACTCACTGCTGCAGTCTTACTGGCCAAAGATGTTCCTGTGTATCTTTTTTCAAGATATGTTCCTACGCCTTTTGTA cCATATGCAGTCCAGGAGCTCAAAGCAGTTGCAGGTGTGATGATTACTGCATCTCACAACCGCAAAGAAGACAATGGATACAAG GTTTATTGGGAAAACGGTGCTCAGATCACATCTCCTCATGATAAAGAAATTCTGAAATGTATAGAAGAATGTGTGGAACCCTGGAATGGTTCCTGGAATGATAATTTAGTGGATACCAGCCCACTGAAGAGAGATCCTCTGCAGGACATTTGTAGGAGATACATGGAAGATCTGAAAAAGATCTGTTTTTACAG GGAATTAAACTCAAAGACCACCTTGAAATTTGTACATACATCTTTTCATGGAGTCGGACATGACTATGTGCAGTTGGCTTTTCAAGTATTTGGTTTTAAGCCTCCAATTCCAGTACCAGAACAAAAAGATCCTGATCCAGACTTTTCTACTGTTAAATGCCCAAATCCTGAAGAAGGGGAATCTGTGCtg GAACTTTCTTTGAGactggcagagaaagaaaatgcccGGATAGTGCTAGCCACAGATCCTGATGCAGACCGACTGGCAGTGGCAGAACTTCAGGAGAA TGGTGATTGGAAAGTTTTCACAGGGAATGAGTTGGCAGCTTTGTTTGGGTGGTGGATGTTTGAttgctggaagaaaaataaatcaagaaatgcTGATGCGAAGAACATTTATATGTTAGCCACCACAGTCTCTTCCAAAATTTTGAAGGCAATTGCATTAAAAGAAGGATTTCACTTTGAA GAAACGTTACCAGGTTTTAAATGGATTGGAAGTAGGATAAAAAACCTCCTGGAAAATGGGAAAGAAGTCCTTTTTGCATTTGAAGAGTCTATTG GTTTTCTGTGTGGAACTTCAGTTTTGGATAAGGATGGGGTGAGTGCAGCCGTTGTTGTTGCTGAGATGGCATCTTACCTGGAAACCATGAATATAACATTGAAACAACAACTGATTAAGGTTTATGAAAA ATATGGTTATCATATTTCAAAAACTTCGTATTTCTTGTGTTATGATCCAACTACCATCAAAAGTATATTTGAAAGGCTTCGCAATTTTGATTCTCCAAAAGAATACCCAAAGTTTTGTGGGACATTTGCTATATTGCATATACGAGATGTTACCACTGGATATGATAGCAGCCAGCCTAATAAGAAATCA GTGCTGCCTGTTAGTAAAAACAGCCAAATGATTACGTTTACTTTTCAAAATGGCTGTGTTGCTACTCTTCGGACAAGTGGGACAGAACCAAAGATAAAGTATTATGCAGAGATGTGTGCGTCACCTGACCAGAG TGATACTGCCTTACTAGAAGAGGAATTGAAGAAACTCATTGAAGCTTTGATTGAGAATTTTCTTGAGCCCAGTAAAAATGGACTGACCTGGCGTTCTGTGTAG
- the PGM2L1 gene encoding glucose 1,6-bisphosphate synthase isoform X2 has protein sequence MNKELRDRLCCRMTFGTAGLRSAMGAGFCYINDLTVIQSTQGMYKYLERCFSDFKQRGFVVGYDTRGQVTSSCSSQRLAKLTAAVLLAKDVPVYLFSRYVPTPFVPYAVQELKAVAGVMITASHNRKEDNGYKVYWENGAQITSPHDKEILKCIEECVEPWNGSWNDNLVDTSPLKRDPLQDICRRYMEDLKKICFYRELNSKTTLKFVHTSFHGVGHDYVQLAFQVFGFKPPIPVPEQKDPDPDFSTVKCPNPEEGESVLELSLRLAEKENARIVLATDPDADRLAVAELQENGDWKVFTGNELAALFGWWMFDCWKKNKSRNADAKNIYMLATTVSSKILKAIALKEGFHFEETLPGFKWIGSRIKNLLENGKEVLFAFEESIGFLCGTSVLDKDGVSAAVVVAEMASYLETMNITLKQQLIKVYEKYGYHISKTSYFLCYDPTTIKSIFERLRNFDSPKEYPKFCGTFAILHIRDVTTGYDSSQPNKKSVLPVSKNSQMITFTFQNGCVATLRTSGTEPKIKYYAEMCASPDQSDTALLEEELKKLIEALIENFLEPSKNGLTWRSV, from the exons ATGAACAAGGAGCTGCGAGATAGACTTTGTTGCCGAATGACTTTTGGGACTGCAGGACTTCGTTCTGCTATGGGGGCAGGATTTTGCTATATTAATGATCTTACAGTAATACAATCAACACAG GGGATGTACAAATACCTTGAGAGATGTTTCTCAGACTTCAAGCAAAGAGGTTTTGTCGTTGGGTACGACACCCGGGGTCAAGTAACTAGCAGCTGCAGCAGCCAGAG gCTTGCTAAACTCACTGCTGCAGTCTTACTGGCCAAAGATGTTCCTGTGTATCTTTTTTCAAGATATGTTCCTACGCCTTTTGTA cCATATGCAGTCCAGGAGCTCAAAGCAGTTGCAGGTGTGATGATTACTGCATCTCACAACCGCAAAGAAGACAATGGATACAAG GTTTATTGGGAAAACGGTGCTCAGATCACATCTCCTCATGATAAAGAAATTCTGAAATGTATAGAAGAATGTGTGGAACCCTGGAATGGTTCCTGGAATGATAATTTAGTGGATACCAGCCCACTGAAGAGAGATCCTCTGCAGGACATTTGTAGGAGATACATGGAAGATCTGAAAAAGATCTGTTTTTACAG GGAATTAAACTCAAAGACCACCTTGAAATTTGTACATACATCTTTTCATGGAGTCGGACATGACTATGTGCAGTTGGCTTTTCAAGTATTTGGTTTTAAGCCTCCAATTCCAGTACCAGAACAAAAAGATCCTGATCCAGACTTTTCTACTGTTAAATGCCCAAATCCTGAAGAAGGGGAATCTGTGCtg GAACTTTCTTTGAGactggcagagaaagaaaatgcccGGATAGTGCTAGCCACAGATCCTGATGCAGACCGACTGGCAGTGGCAGAACTTCAGGAGAA TGGTGATTGGAAAGTTTTCACAGGGAATGAGTTGGCAGCTTTGTTTGGGTGGTGGATGTTTGAttgctggaagaaaaataaatcaagaaatgcTGATGCGAAGAACATTTATATGTTAGCCACCACAGTCTCTTCCAAAATTTTGAAGGCAATTGCATTAAAAGAAGGATTTCACTTTGAA GAAACGTTACCAGGTTTTAAATGGATTGGAAGTAGGATAAAAAACCTCCTGGAAAATGGGAAAGAAGTCCTTTTTGCATTTGAAGAGTCTATTG GTTTTCTGTGTGGAACTTCAGTTTTGGATAAGGATGGGGTGAGTGCAGCCGTTGTTGTTGCTGAGATGGCATCTTACCTGGAAACCATGAATATAACATTGAAACAACAACTGATTAAGGTTTATGAAAA ATATGGTTATCATATTTCAAAAACTTCGTATTTCTTGTGTTATGATCCAACTACCATCAAAAGTATATTTGAAAGGCTTCGCAATTTTGATTCTCCAAAAGAATACCCAAAGTTTTGTGGGACATTTGCTATATTGCATATACGAGATGTTACCACTGGATATGATAGCAGCCAGCCTAATAAGAAATCA GTGCTGCCTGTTAGTAAAAACAGCCAAATGATTACGTTTACTTTTCAAAATGGCTGTGTTGCTACTCTTCGGACAAGTGGGACAGAACCAAAGATAAAGTATTATGCAGAGATGTGTGCGTCACCTGACCAGAG TGATACTGCCTTACTAGAAGAGGAATTGAAGAAACTCATTGAAGCTTTGATTGAGAATTTTCTTGAGCCCAGTAAAAATGGACTGACCTGGCGTTCTGTGTAG